Proteins co-encoded in one Corynebacterium tuberculostearicum genomic window:
- a CDS encoding DUF2017 domain-containing protein: MQPWKKKKSLMRGPKITAVFEPMEREVLGDLTATVSEAIIGRAQSAPKDELAEMLDMPTGHTEAPEDPSLARLFPDFEMPGDEEYEGDASLLRSLHENDIARAKIENLQVIGSAVGPTGGVEVTISEQEAQAFVAGLNDLRLYVAAGDVSDENLMLDRDSLVEWLAFCQDSLLQVLMD, from the coding sequence ATGCAACCGTGGAAGAAAAAGAAGTCTCTCATGCGCGGGCCGAAGATAACGGCCGTTTTTGAGCCAATGGAGCGCGAGGTATTAGGTGATCTCACCGCTACCGTCTCCGAGGCGATCATCGGGCGCGCGCAGTCCGCACCTAAGGATGAGCTAGCAGAGATGCTGGACATGCCTACTGGGCATACGGAAGCCCCAGAAGATCCTTCACTGGCCCGCCTCTTTCCAGACTTTGAAATGCCCGGCGATGAGGAATACGAAGGCGATGCTTCTTTGCTGCGCTCGCTGCACGAGAATGACATTGCGCGCGCCAAGATAGAAAACCTTCAGGTCATCGGTTCGGCCGTTGGCCCCACCGGCGGGGTAGAGGTCACCATTAGTGAGCAGGAGGCCCAAGCCTTTGTTGCCGGCCTTAATGATTTGCGCCTCTATGTTGCGGCAGGCGATGTTTCCGATGAAAACCTGATGTTGGACCGCGACAGCCTCGTGGAATGGTTGGCCTTCTGCCAAGATTCGCTGCTGCAGGTGCTGATGGACTAA
- a CDS encoding P1 family peptidase produces the protein MLDGISIGHYSGADTGVTVLYCGPGGALGSVDVRGGGPGTRETDLLQPHNTVERVHAVVLAGGSAFGLAAADGVMNELSQQGIGFPVFGEDQPGPCVPIVPGAVIFDLLVGPSRPGPEEGAAALRSALAGNDESMGSVGAGVGATAGKLRGGFGLASRRVGEYEVSAAMVANPVGEVIDPQSGRLYGAPGRTPVNAAAYRALPHPAEAKLNTTIGAVLTDAPVTTAQAQRLAMTAHDGIARAVRPAHSPLDGDTIFALSTAQRPAELSTQVITQLCAAAADAVEEAIANAVTAADPGLGLSAYRDLLD, from the coding sequence ATGCTAGACGGCATTAGCATCGGGCACTATAGCGGTGCCGATACTGGAGTCACGGTGCTCTACTGCGGGCCGGGCGGCGCGCTCGGCAGCGTCGACGTGCGCGGCGGCGGCCCTGGCACCCGCGAAACAGACCTTTTGCAGCCGCATAATACGGTCGAACGTGTCCACGCCGTGGTGTTGGCGGGCGGCTCCGCCTTTGGCTTGGCGGCTGCCGACGGCGTGATGAATGAGCTGTCTCAGCAGGGTATTGGCTTCCCTGTCTTTGGCGAGGATCAGCCCGGACCATGCGTGCCCATTGTCCCCGGAGCCGTCATTTTTGACCTCTTGGTCGGGCCTTCCCGCCCCGGGCCGGAAGAAGGGGCGGCCGCGTTGCGATCTGCCCTTGCGGGCAACGATGAATCCATGGGTTCGGTGGGAGCCGGCGTGGGGGCTACCGCTGGCAAGCTGCGCGGCGGATTTGGCCTCGCTTCGCGCCGAGTGGGTGAGTATGAGGTCTCCGCCGCGATGGTCGCCAATCCCGTAGGCGAGGTCATCGATCCGCAGTCCGGCCGTCTGTACGGCGCGCCGGGTCGCACCCCGGTCAATGCGGCCGCCTATCGCGCCTTGCCGCACCCTGCAGAAGCAAAGCTCAACACCACGATTGGCGCCGTGCTTACCGACGCCCCCGTAACCACCGCCCAAGCCCAGCGCTTAGCAATGACTGCCCACGATGGCATCGCTCGTGCGGTGCGGCCTGCCCATTCACCGCTAGACGGCGATACCATCTTTGCCTTGTCCACTGCGCAACGCCCAGCTGAACTCAGCACGCAGGTGATCACCCAGCTATGCGCCGCGGCCGCCGATGCCGTGGAGGAGGCTATCGCCAACGCGGTTACCGCCGCCGATCCCGGCCTAGGCTTGAGCGCGTATCGCGATCTGCTGGACTAA
- a CDS encoding rhomboid family intramembrane serine protease: MISGGISNYRPAPSGPVNRGDSKNYTRSGRITTGFSIAFGFLVVEWAAHIVNAFLFGGQLSNYGIRPLDFNGIWGIFAAPLLHANFEHLISNSVPGAIFCFLIGLSGRKAWWEVTLITTLVAGLGTWFIGGPGTSHIGASSLVYGWLAYLIVRGIFNRSLIQTILGIVLGFAYSGLVWGVLPVYEGVSWQGHLFGAIGGFLAGMTITSDDPVKAVKY; this comes from the coding sequence ATGATTTCAGGCGGAATATCTAACTACCGGCCGGCGCCTTCGGGGCCGGTCAATCGCGGTGATTCCAAGAACTACACCCGCAGCGGCCGCATTACCACCGGCTTTTCCATAGCCTTTGGTTTCCTTGTCGTGGAGTGGGCAGCCCATATTGTCAACGCCTTCCTCTTTGGCGGCCAGCTATCCAATTACGGCATCCGCCCGTTAGATTTCAACGGCATTTGGGGGATTTTTGCCGCTCCACTGCTGCACGCGAACTTTGAGCACTTGATATCCAACTCGGTTCCCGGCGCCATCTTCTGTTTTCTTATCGGCTTGTCTGGCAGAAAGGCTTGGTGGGAGGTCACGCTGATTACCACGCTGGTGGCTGGCCTCGGAACCTGGTTCATTGGTGGCCCCGGCACCTCCCACATCGGCGCTTCCAGCTTGGTCTATGGCTGGCTGGCATATCTGATTGTGCGCGGCATATTTAACCGCTCGCTCATTCAGACCATCTTGGGCATCGTGCTCGGCTTCGCCTACTCCGGCTTGGTGTGGGGCGTGCTGCCGGTCTATGAAGGCGTGAGCTGGCAAGGACACCTTTTTGGCGCGATCGGCGGCTTCCTCGCGGGCATGACCATTACCTCGGATGATCCGGTCAAGGCAGTGAAGTATTAA
- the clpS gene encoding ATP-dependent Clp protease adapter ClpS, translating to MKAQFPVVRMSSPMATPELDEELDVDVATSENLPWMCIVWDDPVNLMSYVSYVFQTVLGYDKKRANELMMQVHTEGKAAVSSGERDKIEADVKKLQIAGLWATMQQAG from the coding sequence ATGAAGGCGCAATTTCCCGTAGTCCGCATGAGCTCTCCTATGGCTACGCCCGAATTGGATGAAGAACTCGACGTAGATGTGGCCACGAGTGAGAACCTCCCGTGGATGTGCATCGTGTGGGATGACCCAGTCAACCTAATGAGCTACGTGTCCTACGTATTCCAAACCGTTTTGGGATATGACAAGAAGCGAGCCAACGAACTCATGATGCAGGTCCATACTGAGGGCAAGGCCGCCGTCTCCAGCGGTGAGCGCGACAAAATTGAGGCAGACGTGAAAAAGCTCCAGATCGCGGGTCTGTGGGCAACGATGCAGCAGGCAGGTTAG